One region of Primulina tabacum isolate GXHZ01 chromosome 1, ASM2559414v2, whole genome shotgun sequence genomic DNA includes:
- the LOC142540962 gene encoding uncharacterized protein LOC142540962 has translation MENWRRLSHLFVTMFLSNFAELIGGPALPDVSIAALCPGKDECSQAIYLTGFQQAVSGLGSVIVTPLLGNLSDAYSRKALLAIPLFLAIIPNVVLASKREKSFLYAYYAIRTITAMFTQSGVCLALAYAADNVSAANRVSAFGLLSGVMFSAYVGGTLAARLLSTIQIFQVAAATAIAAAIYMTVFLVDTKLPSDALEQPILKEIESNDDSVKPLEKMDFSRKIPSPKDIFCLLKSSFTFSLAAFVAFFYSLAEGGLQTCLLYFLKARFHFGKDQFADLLLIAYIGAALSNMIFMPIFGPAIGEETLLSIALFAGFLNMFFDSIAWATWVPYAAALMGLFLFLSSPIVRSIVSKQVGPNQQGLAQGCILGITSLANLISPLIYSPLSALFLSEKAPFDFQGFGILCVGFAWLAGFFLSILIKVYPLSRNRDNRELA, from the exons ATGGAAAACTGGCGGAGACTGAGCCACCTTTTTGTGACGATGTTTCTGTCGAATTTCGCCGAATTAATTGGAGGTCCTGCGCTCCCCGACGTTTCCATTGCCGCGCTTTGCCCCGGAAAAGATGAATGCTCTCAAGCCATTTACCTCACCGGCTTCCAACAGGCG GTTTCAGGATTAGGATCTGTGATAGTGACCCCGCTGCTTGGGAATCTCTCTGATGCTTATAGTAGGAAAGCTTTGCTGGCAATCCCTCTTTTCCTTGCTATTATACCCAACG TTGTGTTGGCCTCGAAGAGGGAAAAAAGCTTCCTTTACGCATACTATGCCATTAGGACTATAACTGCCATGTTTACCCAAAGTGGCGTGTGCCTTGCTCTTGCTTATGCG GCAGACAATGTATCAGCAGCGAATCGTGTCTCTGCATTTGGACTTCTCTCCGGTGTGATGTTCTCTGCATATGTTGGCGGTACTTTAGCTGCTCGCCTGCTCTCCACAATTCAGATATTTCAG GTTGCAGCAGCTACAGCTATTGCTGCAGCAATTTACATGACAGTTTTTCTTGTGGATACAAAACTCCCCTCTGATGCTTTGGAACAGCCAATTTTGAAGGAAATAGAAAGCAATGACGACAGTGTCAAACCGTTGGAGAAGATGGACTTCAGTAGGAAAATTCCATCACCAAAGGATATATTTTGTTTGCTAAAAAGCAG CTTTACTTTTTCATTAGCAGCATTTGTTGCTTTCTTCTATAGCCTTGCAGAGGGTGGACTTCAAACTTGCTTACTG TATTTCCTAAAGGCACGCTTCCACTTCGGGAAAGATCAATTTGCAGACCTTTTACTTATTGCATACATTGGAGCAGCCCTATCAAAT ATGATCTTCATGCCTATATTTGGTCCTGCAATTGGAGAGGAGACATTGCTATCTATAGCACTTTTTGCCGGATTCTTAAAT ATGTTCTTTGACAGCATCGCATGGGCAACTTGG GTACCCTACGCTGCTGCCTTGATGGGTCTATTCCTCTTTTTGTCGAGCCCAATT GTAAGAAGCATAGTTTCAAAACAAGTTGGACCCAACCAACAG GGGCTTGCCCAAGGATGCATTTTGGGCATCACATCGTTAGCAAATCTGATCTCCCCGTTAATTTACAGCCCTTTGTCAG CTTTATTTTTGTCTGAGAAGGCTCCATTCGACTTCCAAGGTTTCGGTATCCTTTGTGTTGGATTTGCTTGG CTGGCAGGTTTCTTTCTGAGTATACTAATAAAGGTATATCCCTTATCAAGAAACAGAGATAACAGAGAGTTAGCCTGA